The genomic segment TCGCGATCGCGGCGGCCGTCATCATCGCGTTGCTCATCGTCTATTTCATGAGGTCGTGAGCCGCCCCGCGGGAAGCGGGGGCAGGGCGGCGGCTGCCGTCATACGTCTCCCTTGACCGCCTGCGCGGAGTCACGCAACACTTTCGACTGGCTCTAAACCGACCGGGCGTTGCCCGTGCCTCTCAGGCGCGCCGGCCCGGCGGCAATTCTTGAAGTCAGTCCGGCGATGGCACCCCGGCGGCAAGGGAGGACGATGGATGCCTACAGTTTCCATGACAGTGAATGGCAGGGAGGTCTCGGCCGATGTCGAGGGCCGAACGCTTCTGGTCGAGTTCCTGCGCGACGAGCTCGGGCTGACCGGTACGCATGTCGGCTGCGACACCAGCCAGTGCGGGGCCTGTGTCGTCCATGTGGACGGGCGCGCGGTCAAATCGTGCACGACGCTCGCGCTGCAATGCGAGGGCGCGGACGTGACGACCATCGAGGGCGTGGCGACCAACGGCGCGCTGCATCCCATGCAGGAAGCCTTCCGCGAGCATCACGGCCTGCAATGCGGCTTCTGCACGCCGGGCATGATCATGACCGCGATCGACATGGTGGAGCGCCACAAGGGCGGCACGCTCGACGAGGCGACGATCCGCGAGGAGCTCGAGGGCAATATCTGCCGCTGCACGGGCTACCACAACATCGTCAAGGCTATCCAGTCGGCCGCAGAAAAGATGGCGTGACCAGCGCCCTAGAGGGAGGAGTTGAAGGATGAGTGAGACAGGCATCGGCAAGCGCCTGCCGCGGATGGAGGATCATCGCTTCATCACCGGCAAGGGGCGCTATACCGACGACATCAATCTGCCGCGCCAGACCTACGCCGCCTTCGTGCGCTCGCCGCACGCCCATGCGAAGATCAACGGCATCGACACCTCGCAGGCCGAGGGCGCCCCGGGCGTCGTCGCGGTGCTGACCGGCGAGGACGTCGCCGCCGACGGCATTGGCGGGCTGATCTGCGGCTGGATGATCCATTCCAAGGACGGCAGCCCCATGAAGGCGGGCCCGCATCCGATCCTCGCCCAGGGCAAGGTGCGCTATGTGGGCGACCATGTGGCCGTCGTGATCGCGGAGACGAAGGCGGAGGCCCAGGCCGCGGCCGAACTCGTCGAGGTCGACTACGACCCGCTTCCCGCCGTCGCGGAGACGGCGAAGGCCTCCGCCGACGGCGCGCCGCAGATCCATGACGAGGCGCCCGACAATACCGTCTTCGAGTGGTCGCTCGGCGACGAGGCCGCGGCGACGGAGGCCTTCGACAAGGCGAGCCACGTCACCACGCTGGAGCTCGTCAACAACCGGCTCATCCCCAACGCCATGGAGCCGCGCGCGGCCATCGGCGACTACGATTCCGGCTCCGACAGCTTCACGCTCTACACCACGAGCCAGAACCCACATGTCGCCCGCCTCGTGCTGTCGGCCTTCGTCGGCATCGCGCCGGAGCACAAGCTGCGCGTGATTGCGCCCGATGTCGGCGGCGGCTTCGGGTCGAAGATCTTCATCTATGCGGAGGAGACGGTCTGTGTGTGGGCCGCCAAGCGGGTTGGCCGCCCGGTCAAGTGGACCGGCGACCGCTCCGAGGCGTTCCTTGCCGACGCCCATGGCCGCGACCACGTGACCCATGCCGAGCTCGCCACGGACGGCGACGGCAGGATCACCGGCATGAGGGTGAAGACCATCGCCAATATGGGCGCCTATCTCTCCACCTTCGCCTCGTCGGTGCCGACCTATCTCTATGCCACGCTGCTTTCGGGTCAGTACGACATTCCCGCGATCTATTGCGAGGTCGATGCGGTCTATACCAACACCGCGCCGGTCGATGCCTATCGCGGCGCCGGGCGGCCGGAGGCGACCTATGTGGTGGAGCGGCTGGTGGAGACCGCCGCGCGCGAGCTCAACCTGTCTCCGGCGGAGTTCCGCAGGCGCAACTTCATTACCGAGTTCCCGCACCAGACGCCGGTCATCATGGCCTATGACGCCGGCGATTACGGGGCCTCGCTCGACAAGGCGCTGGAGCTTATCGACTACGATGGCTTCGAGAAACGCCGCCAGGAGTCCGAGCGCAACGGCAAGCTCAGGGGGCTCGGCTTCTCCAACTATATCGAGGCCTGCGGCATCGCACCGTCCCAGGCGGTGGGCTCGCTGGGCGCCGGCGTGGGGCTTTGGGAATCCGCGGAGGTCCGCGTCAATCCGACCGGCAATGTGGAAGTGCTCACCGGCTCCCACAGCCACGGGCAGGGGCACGAGACGACGTTTGCCCAGCTCGTCTCCGACCGGCTCGGCATTCCCGCCGACCAGGTCTCCGTCGTCCATGGCGATACCGACAAGGTGCAGTTCGGCATGGGGACATACGGCTCGCGCTCCGGCGCGGTCGGCATGTCGGCGATCTACAAGGCGCTCGACAAGGTGGAGGCCAAGGCCCGGAAGGTCGCCGCCCACGTCATGGAGGCGTCGGAGAGCGATATCGAGTTCAAGGACGGCCAGTTCTCCGTGAAGGGCACGGACAAGAAGATGGCGTTCGGCGAGGTCGCGCTTGCGGCCTATGTCGCCCACAAGTTCCCGACCGACGAGATCGAGCCGGGGCTGAAGGAGGGCGCCTTCTACGATCCGAAGAACTTCACCTTCCCGGCGGGTTGCCATATCTGCGAGGTGGAGATCGACGCCGACACCGGCGTGACCCGGATCGTCAACTGGGTCGCTGTCGACGATTTCGGCACTATCATCAACCCGATGATCGTGGAGGGCCAGGTCCATGGCGGCATTGCGCAAGGCGTCGGCCAGGCTCTGACGGAGGGCTGCCGTTACGACGCGGAATCGGGTCAGCTCGTCACCGGCTCCTACATGGACTACTGCATGCCGCGCGCCGACGACCTGCCGAGCTTCAATCTCGGCTTCACCGAGACGGCATGCCCGTCCAATCCGCTCGGCATGAAGGGCTGCGGCGAGGCGGGGGCCATCGCGGCGCCGGCGGCCGTCATCAACGCGCTCACCGACGCGCTCGGCGTGAAGGACATCCCCATGCCGGCAACCTCGGAGGTCGTCTGGCGGGTCATTCAGGAGAACAAGCCCCGCGTGGCTGCCGAATAGGCAGGCGGACCGGGCGATCATCGAAGGGAGAGACTTCCCATGCACGATTTCACCTATCACCGCCCCTCGAGCATAGACGAGGCCGTGAAGGTCCTCGGATCGGCCGAGGACGGCGCTCTCCTGTCGGGCGGACAGACGCTGATTCCGACGCTCAAGCAGGGCCTTGCCATGCCGAGCGACGTGGTCGATCTGTCCGGGCTCGGCAATGCGGGCATCACGGTGTCGGGTTCCACGGTCACGATCAAGGCGGGCACCTGCCATGCCGATGTGGCGGCATCCGCGGAGCTCAAGGGCGCCATTCCCGCGCTCGCCGAGCTGGCGGAAGGGATCGGCGACCCGCAGGTGCGCAATCGCGGCACCATTGGCGGTTCCATCGCCAACAACGATCCGGCCGCCGACTATCCTGCCGCCTGCCTGGGCCTCGGCGCGACGATCCGGACCAACAGCCGCGAGATCGCGGCCGACGATTTCTTCGTCGACATGTTCGAGACGGCGCTCGAGCCGGGCGAGATCGTCACCGAGATCGTCTTTCCGGTGCCGGCGAAGGCGGGCTATGCGAAGTTCCCGAACCCGGCCTCCCGCTACGCGCTTGTCGGCGTGTTCGTGGCGGAAACCGGCGGCGGCGTGCGCGTGGCCGTGACGGGCGCCGGCCCGTGCGTCTTCCGGTCGGGCGAGCTCGAGAGCGCGCTCTCGGGCGGTTTGTCGGAGGGGGCGCTGGACGGGATCAGCCTCACGGCGGACAACCTCAATGGCGATATCCATGCGAGCCCCGAATACCGGGCCCATCTCATCGCGGTGATGGCGCGCCGCGCGGTCGCGCACGCCAACGGGAACGGGTGAGACGCATCTGCCATATGCATCGATACCGTCCCGGGACTCGGTCCGGGGACGGTGTCGGCGGTCTTATGGGGCAGACATCCCATGATCGTCATGCCCGGGCCTGACCCGGGCATCCATACGGCCTTTCCATCTGGCGCGGCGTCCGCATGGATTGCCGCGGACAAGCCCCGGGGACGGCGCAAGCTGCGTTTGGGGTCGCACCGTGACGTCCTTGCGTTTGCGGAGGCCGCCTCCTTTTGCGGATCGCCTGCCGGCATCCTATATGCACAACCGGACCCTACAAGCCGAGCCCTTGCATGATGCGTGATCTTCCCGCCTCCATCGACGACACCGTCGATCTCCTCAATTCGGCCCGCTATGTCGCCGACAGGGCTCTTGCCACCGTCGTCTTCCTGTCCTTGCGGATGGGCCGGCCCCTGTTCCTGGAGGGCGAGGCCGGTGTCGGCAAGACGGAGATCGCGAAGGTGCTCGCGGATGCGCTCGGGCGCCGCCTGATCCGGCTTCAGTGCTACGAGGGGCTCGACGTCGCCTCCGCCGTCTATGAATGGAACTATCCCGCACAGATGGTCGAGATCCGTCTGGCGGAGGCCTCCGGCGATATCGACCGGGAGCGAATGACCAGCGACATCTTCTCCGAGCGCTTCCTCATCAAGCGGCCGCTGCTCCAGGCGCTGGAGGCGCCGGACGGCCTTGCGCCGGTGCTCCTGATCGACGAGCTCGACCGCACCGACGAGGCCTTCGAGGCCTTCCTTCTGGAGGTCCTGTCCGACTTCCAGGTCACCGTGCCGGAGCTCGAGACCATCGTGGCGGAGCACCCGCCCATCGTCATCATCACGTCGAACCGCACGCGCGAGGTCCACGATGCGCTCAAGCGGCGCTGCCTCTATCACTGGGTCGGCTATCCCGACACCGCGCGCGAGCTCGCCATCGTGGAGGCCCGCGCGCCGGAGGCGGCGGGCGATCTGGCCCAGGAGGTCGTGGCCTTCGTCCAGGCGCTGCGTGGCGAGGATCTCTTCAAGCGCCCGGGTGTCGCGGAGACGCTCGACTGGGTGAGCGCGCTCCACGAGCTCGACCGCGTCGCGCTCGACCCGGCCACGATCAACGACACGCTTGGCGTGCTCCTCAAATATCAGGACGACATCGCCCGCATGGAGGGTTCGGAGGCCCAGAGGCTCCTGAGCCAGATCCAGGCGGAGATCAAGGCCGAAGCGAACCGGTGATGACCGCCAGTCCCATGAGCCCGCAAGGTCCGGCCGGCCCCGACGACGAGGGCGGGCGCCTTGCGGAGAACATCGTGCATTTCGCGCGCCTCCTGCGCGAGGCGGGCCTGTCGGTGGGCCCGGGCCAGATCCTCGATGCGCTTCAGGCCGCCCGTGCAGGCTGCCTGAGGGGGCGGGAGGACTTCTACTGGGCGCTCCATTCGGTCTTCGTGACCGCGCGCGATCAGCATCCGGTGTTCGATCAGGCCTTCAAGGCCTTCTGGCGCCAGCCGCGCATGCTGGAACAGCTCATGGCGCTGATGCTGCCGGAGATCGCGATCAAGGCGAACCCCCCGAAGAAGCGCTCCGGCGAGCGCCGCCTCGGCGAGGCGATGTTCGACGAGGCCAATGCGCCCAAGCGCGAGCAGCAACAGGAGGTGGAACTCGACGCCAGCTTCTCCTTCTCCGCCGACGAACTCTTGAGGCGCAAGGATTTCGAGCAGATGAGCGTCGAGGAGCAGGCGGAGGCGCGGGCCGCCATCGCCAGGCTCCGGCTCGACCGGGTGGAGGTTCCCACACGCCGCTTCACGCCCTCCCATGCCGGCACGCGCGTCGATCTGAGGCGGACCATGCGATCGAGCCTGCGTTCGGGCGGCAATCTCATCGATCTCCAGTGGCGCGCGCGCCAGACCCGCGAGCCGCCGCTCGTGGTGCTGTGCGACATTTCCGGCTCGATGTCGGGCTATACGCGCATGTTCCTCCATTTCCTGCACGCGCTGACCAACGACCGCGACCGCGTTCAGGTCTTCCTGTTCGGCACGCGGCTCACCAACATCACCCGGCAGCTGGAACGCCGCGATGTGGACGAGGCGCTCGACGCGGTCTCCGAGACCGTGGAGGACTGGTCGGGCGGCACGCGGATCGGCCATTGCCTGAGGGAGTTCAACTATCTCTGGGCCAGGCGCGTGCTCACCCAGGGCGCCCATGTCCTGATCATTACCGACGGCCTCGACCGGGAGGATGCGGGCGATCTGGAGCTCGAGATGGCGCGGCTCAAGCGCGCCGCGCGCCGCGTCGTCTGGCTCAACCCGCTCCTGCGGTTCGACGGCTTCGAGGCCCGCGCGCGCGGCATCCGCACCATGCTTCCCCATGTGGACGAGTTCCGGCCGGTCCACAATCTGGAAAGCCTTGAAGATCTGGCCTCCGCGCTCTCATATTCCAGGAAGGCCGAATACGACCCGAGACGCTGGCTGGAGAAGGCCCGCGCGGCGTGAGGCCTGGATCGAACGATCTTGAATCGGGCTCGATTCAAGGTCGATAATTCGATCTGTTTCAATAGGTTGGAGCAACTTATGTGCATCCAATTGGACGCACGTTGCTCCAACGGTTCAGGACAGGAGGGCGGCGAATGAGTGCACCGGATCCATCGGTTCTCGATCAGGCGGCAGGTTGGCTCGACGAGGGCCGCACGGTGGCGCTCGCCACGGTCATCGAGACCTGGGGCTCCGCGCCCCAGCCCGTGGGCAGCCAGCTCGCCATCGATTCGCAAGGCAATTTCGAGGGCTCGGTCTCCGGCGGCTGCGTGGAGGGCGCCGTGGTGACCGTGGCGCTCGACGTCATGGAGAGCGGCGCCCCGCGCGTGCTGGAATTCGGCGTTGCCGACGAGACGGCGTGGGAGGTGGGCCTTGCCTGCGGCGGGCGCATCCGCATCTATGTCGAGCCGCTCGGCGGAGAGGCCTGATGGACCGCGCGACGCTGGACAGCCTCGTCGAGGCCCGCAAAAACCGCCGCGCCGTGGCGCTCGTGACCGATCTCGCCACGGGCCGGCAGGAACTCGTGGCGCGCGAGGCGGTGAACGGCGTGGCCTATGCCGACCGGCTCGCGGAGGCCTTCCGCTTCGACCGGTCCGGCGTGCTCGCCACCGACGAGGGCGAGCTGTTCCTCAACATCTTCAACCCGCCGCTCACCCTGGTTGTGGTCGGCGCGGTGCATATCGCCCAGACCCTCATCCCCATGGCGCGGCTCGCCGGCTACGACGTGACGGTGATCGACCCGCGCGGCGCCTTCGCATCACAGGAGCGCTTCCCGGACGTGACGCTCCATGCGGACTGGCCCGACGAGGTCTTGCCGGGCCTCGCGCTCGACGCCCGCTCGGCCATGGTGGCGCTGACCCACGATCCCAAGATCGACGATCCGGCCCTCACGGCGGCGGTGAACAGCGACTGCTTCTATATCGGCGCGCTGGGGTCGAGGAAAACCCATGCGCGCCGGGTCGAGCGGCTCAAGGACTCGGGCCTGAGCGAAGAGCGGATCGGCCGGATCCATGCGCCCATCGGGCTGTCCATCGGCGCGCGCGGGCCCGCCGAGATCGCCGTCTCGATCATGGCGGAACTGACTCAGACGCTCCGCCAGGGAGATGGTTGAGCCATGATGTTCGGCAAAATCCCGGTGCCGGATGCGGAGGGCGCGATCCTCGCCCATTCCGTCCGGTTGCCGCGGGGAAGCTTCAAGAAGGGGCGGGTGCTATCGGCCGACGACATCGCGACGCTGGCGGAGAGCGGCATCGAGCGTGTCTTCGCCGCCCGCCTGGCCGCCGGTGACGTGCCCGAGGACGAGGCGGCGGGCGAGCTTGCCTCAGCGATTGCCGGACACCATGCCGAAGCCGCTGAGCCCTTCACGGGCCGCGCCAACGTCTATGCCGGGTCGGCCGGCGTCGCCGTCGTCGATGTCGACCGTGTGCGGCGCATCAACAGACTTCACGAGAGCCTGACGCTCGCCACCGTCGGTGCCTTCGAGACGGTCGAGCCGCGCCAGATGCTGGCGACCGTCAAGATCATTCCCTTCGCGACGCCGCGCGCTGTGCTCGACGAGGCGCTCGCCATCGCGCACGAGGGCGGTCCGCTCGTCTCCGTCGCCGCCTACGAGGCGCACAAGGCCGGCCTCGTCGTGACCCGTCTGCCCCAGACGAAGGAGCAGGTGATCGAGAAGAGCATCGAG from the Kaustia mangrovi genome contains:
- a CDS encoding (2Fe-2S)-binding protein — its product is MPTVSMTVNGREVSADVEGRTLLVEFLRDELGLTGTHVGCDTSQCGACVVHVDGRAVKSCTTLALQCEGADVTTIEGVATNGALHPMQEAFREHHGLQCGFCTPGMIMTAIDMVERHKGGTLDEATIREELEGNICRCTGYHNIVKAIQSAAEKMA
- a CDS encoding xanthine dehydrogenase family protein molybdopterin-binding subunit, which codes for MSETGIGKRLPRMEDHRFITGKGRYTDDINLPRQTYAAFVRSPHAHAKINGIDTSQAEGAPGVVAVLTGEDVAADGIGGLICGWMIHSKDGSPMKAGPHPILAQGKVRYVGDHVAVVIAETKAEAQAAAELVEVDYDPLPAVAETAKASADGAPQIHDEAPDNTVFEWSLGDEAAATEAFDKASHVTTLELVNNRLIPNAMEPRAAIGDYDSGSDSFTLYTTSQNPHVARLVLSAFVGIAPEHKLRVIAPDVGGGFGSKIFIYAEETVCVWAAKRVGRPVKWTGDRSEAFLADAHGRDHVTHAELATDGDGRITGMRVKTIANMGAYLSTFASSVPTYLYATLLSGQYDIPAIYCEVDAVYTNTAPVDAYRGAGRPEATYVVERLVETAARELNLSPAEFRRRNFITEFPHQTPVIMAYDAGDYGASLDKALELIDYDGFEKRRQESERNGKLRGLGFSNYIEACGIAPSQAVGSLGAGVGLWESAEVRVNPTGNVEVLTGSHSHGQGHETTFAQLVSDRLGIPADQVSVVHGDTDKVQFGMGTYGSRSGAVGMSAIYKALDKVEAKARKVAAHVMEASESDIEFKDGQFSVKGTDKKMAFGEVALAAYVAHKFPTDEIEPGLKEGAFYDPKNFTFPAGCHICEVEIDADTGVTRIVNWVAVDDFGTIINPMIVEGQVHGGIAQGVGQALTEGCRYDAESGQLVTGSYMDYCMPRADDLPSFNLGFTETACPSNPLGMKGCGEAGAIAAPAAVINALTDALGVKDIPMPATSEVVWRVIQENKPRVAAE
- a CDS encoding FAD binding domain-containing protein, with product MHDFTYHRPSSIDEAVKVLGSAEDGALLSGGQTLIPTLKQGLAMPSDVVDLSGLGNAGITVSGSTVTIKAGTCHADVAASAELKGAIPALAELAEGIGDPQVRNRGTIGGSIANNDPAADYPAACLGLGATIRTNSREIAADDFFVDMFETALEPGEIVTEIVFPVPAKAGYAKFPNPASRYALVGVFVAETGGGVRVAVTGAGPCVFRSGELESALSGGLSEGALDGISLTADNLNGDIHASPEYRAHLIAVMARRAVAHANGNG
- a CDS encoding AAA family ATPase, which translates into the protein MMRDLPASIDDTVDLLNSARYVADRALATVVFLSLRMGRPLFLEGEAGVGKTEIAKVLADALGRRLIRLQCYEGLDVASAVYEWNYPAQMVEIRLAEASGDIDRERMTSDIFSERFLIKRPLLQALEAPDGLAPVLLIDELDRTDEAFEAFLLEVLSDFQVTVPELETIVAEHPPIVIITSNRTREVHDALKRRCLYHWVGYPDTARELAIVEARAPEAAGDLAQEVVAFVQALRGEDLFKRPGVAETLDWVSALHELDRVALDPATINDTLGVLLKYQDDIARMEGSEAQRLLSQIQAEIKAEANR
- a CDS encoding vWA domain-containing protein — encoded protein: MTASPMSPQGPAGPDDEGGRLAENIVHFARLLREAGLSVGPGQILDALQAARAGCLRGREDFYWALHSVFVTARDQHPVFDQAFKAFWRQPRMLEQLMALMLPEIAIKANPPKKRSGERRLGEAMFDEANAPKREQQQEVELDASFSFSADELLRRKDFEQMSVEEQAEARAAIARLRLDRVEVPTRRFTPSHAGTRVDLRRTMRSSLRSGGNLIDLQWRARQTREPPLVVLCDISGSMSGYTRMFLHFLHALTNDRDRVQVFLFGTRLTNITRQLERRDVDEALDAVSETVEDWSGGTRIGHCLREFNYLWARRVLTQGAHVLIITDGLDREDAGDLELEMARLKRAARRVVWLNPLLRFDGFEARARGIRTMLPHVDEFRPVHNLESLEDLASALSYSRKAEYDPRRWLEKARAA
- a CDS encoding XdhC family protein, which codes for MSAPDPSVLDQAAGWLDEGRTVALATVIETWGSAPQPVGSQLAIDSQGNFEGSVSGGCVEGAVVTVALDVMESGAPRVLEFGVADETAWEVGLACGGRIRIYVEPLGGEA
- a CDS encoding XdhC family protein, with translation MDRATLDSLVEARKNRRAVALVTDLATGRQELVAREAVNGVAYADRLAEAFRFDRSGVLATDEGELFLNIFNPPLTLVVVGAVHIAQTLIPMARLAGYDVTVIDPRGAFASQERFPDVTLHADWPDEVLPGLALDARSAMVALTHDPKIDDPALTAAVNSDCFYIGALGSRKTHARRVERLKDSGLSEERIGRIHAPIGLSIGARGPAEIAVSIMAELTQTLRQGDG